The Archocentrus centrarchus isolate MPI-CPG fArcCen1 chromosome 24, fArcCen1, whole genome shotgun sequence DNA segment attacaaagaaagaaaaatggctgCACAGTGGAAGCAGAAAAGtcagaaacagacacaaaacaaagatcAACAAAATCCAGAGAAAAAAGAATCCAGCAGGAGAAAAGAGAAACTCAGGAACATCCACACAGCAGGGAGAGGGATAAAAAGGCACAGATGAACTCAGTCAAGGCaggaagcaaaaacacaaaaagacacacaacaagctaaccttcaaaataaaacaggaagtaactgaatgaacaaagaaaagaaatgcacaaagacaaacagtACGACACAGAAAGGGaacaaactcaaaaacacaaaggaagagaaaacaaataaatgttgtttgttttccacaGGTACGTTATGATAACGATGAAGATGATGTTGCAATAAACTATGAAAACGTGGGAGACTCTGCAGCTTCTGTCAGACTCCACTGATCAACATCAGCTCAGCAGAGAAAACTGCTGTTATATTATCAACATTTCATCTAGATTTACAGGCTCAGTCCTTCAAATGTAAAAAGATGATCAAACTATTTTAATATAAATGGTTGTTCTTGTATTTcaagctgtttttctgttagTCTCATTGAatgatgtgtatttaagtctgACTCTCATCTTCTGTCCAGTATGAGTTTAACATGTCTTTCATGATCTTTAAATAGAATCTGAGTCAATATCCTCTTTATTATTCTTCATCATAATGTAATctggaaataaaatgtatttctattcacttttagtgttttatgttgttgtttttgcaggTGTAACTGTTCTTGTGTAGAACAAATTTAAACTTGTCACAGTTCAGCTCTGAGCCCTTCTCTCCACCAGAGGACCtcagtctgtcagtctgtcagtcaCCTGTTCATTACACCAACCTCACCTTCCCCCAAagcttttctcatttctctaaTTTGTGCCTCCtcgtctcctctgtcctccatccTGTGATCCAGAAATTAATCTCACTACACCATAGTGAGGGATATCGTAATTCCCAAATCTTTAGGACAGAGGAGGCTTGCTGGAGGAGCTCCAATCAGTGGTTGGACAGGTGTGTGCTTTGCAAAAGTTTTGAccttcactgtaaaaaaaagaggcctgacacagagccaagagtacTCAATTGCACAcctaaatcattgaattcaggtgtttcagtcacttccacggccacaggtgtataaaccaagcacctaggcatgcagactgcttctgcaaacatttgtgaaagaatgggtcactctcaggagctcagtgaattccagtttGTTACTGTGATacgatgccacctgtgcaacaaatccagTCATGAACTTTTTTGCTGTTAAATattccagtcagctgttagtggaattataacaaagtggaagagatggggaacaacagcaactcagccacaaagtggcagaccacatgaaatcacagagtggggtcagcagactTGAGAGCaatggagatgtgttctctggagtgacaagtcccacttctctgtgtggtaatctgatggatgagtgtGGGTTTGGTGGTTTCCAGGAGAACGGTTCCTATCTCACTGCACTGTGTAAAGACTGATGGAGGGGGGGCAGGGGTTATGGTGTGAGGGTGTTTTTCTGGAGTTGgcctcggccccttagttccagtgaatgggactcttaatgcttcagcatagcaagacatttgggacaatttcatgctcccaactttgtaggaacagtttggggatggccccttcctgttccaacatgactgcacaccagtgcacaaagcagctccataaagacatggactTCCAGATTGCATTTAATGTGTACCTAAATAACAATAAGACAAAGAAACATCCATGATTTGTAATCCATGTGTGTAATGGCTTTCTTTACGGAAGGGTCATATTTAATTCTACTCATTTCTGAAGTCTTTATACAGACCAGCCAAAACAATCAACCCACCTGTCTAATATTGTGTAGGTCTCCTTTGTGCCACCAAAATAGCTTTGCCATATAGAGGCATGGGAATGAATATCTGAGGGTTTTCCTGGGGTTTATGGAAACAGTGTAACCATTTGAGCTGTTTCCTCTGGAGGTTTTGggatgatttgttttgttttagtttttttcattaacatgtCACAGTTAATCTGTGTGGTATGCAAGGTtggactcaaatgcaggacATGAAACAGAGCTAGACTCACACAGCTTTATTCGCTGGAGGGTCAAAGGTACAAAACTCAAACTACAAtaacaaaatctcaaccaaggaaATAAaccaagcctgggagaaaaggggaaaacaaaCCACTAATGGGGAGGAGCTCAGAcaaagacacaacaaagaacagagaaaaactgaaggcttaaatacacacactactGTAGGTAATCAcagcaagtggaaacagcagggaacaacagctgaaacaaattaataacacagaggaagcaaaactaaacacaaagcacagggaacacggaactgtcaaaataaaacaggaagtgaccaaacaaaatacaaacacagacttgacaccacaCGAGGAATAACATGCATACTGGggaaacagacacaagagacacCACAACACAAGGGAGGGATACTAAGGgaaaacagagggaaaactaAACCCTAAAGCTACAGGAGAGGGAACCTGAACaccacacaaggaaacaacagggaaggaaactaaaaacaaaagggCAAAACACGGGAACaaaacagagacaggaagacaAAACACGGGGAAGACAAGAATGAAGGGAAACCAGAATAAAGTACAAATAACtttaaccaaaaacagaatacaaaacaacaacaaactgggTCTAAACTGTtagaaaactaagaaacacaaccagaaaatacaacaaaactgcaaaattagaactcaaaacactgagcCACTAGCAGGACGATAACATAACAAGATGTTTTCAATCAAATTTGTTCTGTTGAAATTATATCTGCAGaataaattacataaaatgaagaaaaatataaaattgccAGTTTAACTTTGTTTTCTTGTACATCCCCGTCTATCCACCAGAGGGCCTCAGTCGCTCATTCTGGACCACATCAACCTCCTGCCATTaccccatcacacacacacacacacacacacacacacacacacacacacacacacacacacacacacactctgtgccAGCTTATTTACTGAATTTATCAAATTCAAAGCTTCTTTGCGCATTTTCTGCTTGTTTGATgaaatttctgttttacatttatCAATAAATTGTTTCCTCTGTGAATAACTTGTAATAAGTGGTACTGTCAACAGGTCTGTGAAAAACATGAACTGATAGCTGAAGTGAGAGAACAGGAAGCTGATTGGAGTGAGAAGCTGACAGAACTTCACTAAAACACTCCCTCCTCCAACACGTGAAAACTTAacaatgaggaagaggagggtctCAGTCCACTAAAACATCTGCTGGATTTCCTGTAGCTGCAGCTGGATTATCAAGTCATCTCTTAGACCTCAGGAGTCAAACTGTGGTGGCTGAGGAGTTTGACCCGTCAACTGCCAGCCGCATTAATGGAAACACTTTTCTTAGCTAACAATCTTCACACATTCAACTTCCTCACAAATGTACTGTGGGAATGGACAGTGTGCAGCTGCTGGGTCTgaatttcatttcttttaacaatAATTTCCCTTTTAGAAAATGTCTTCATCCATTTCAGAAATCAGAAAAGTTGATATACACCACCTATGAAACATTatggacaaaaaagaaaactaaaaatggCTAAAGCTGTGGTGAGGAAATGACTGATGACAGGAAGTACAATCGTCTTAAAGAGTCGTCAGTTCAGAGACTGTGACAGTCGAGATCCGGAACAAGGAAGAAGTGAGACAGAGAAGCACGATGGATGAATTCAGATggattcaaatgtttttatgtctGATGCTGATGATTCAGATTGCAGGTAAGGATACaggaaacattttaatagcaggaAAACTAAATGTTATCAATATTATTACAATCAGTGACCTTTACAGTAAATAAGACAGCTGAGCATGCTCTGAGGTTTTAGGGCAGCATGGGACATGTTTATAAACTTGTGtctaaaatcataaaaagtgCTGTattctcatttatttttcatatttctcttcAATCTTCAACAGTATCTGTAAATGAAACGTTCATTTTTATGAAAGttggagatgacgtcactctgcctTGTCTAAATGTGATAGATGACCAGAATAACTGTGATGGTACTACGTGGATCTTTGGTTCAAGAAACAAACCAACAGTAGAGCTGATCACACTTGGACAGATTAGTGAAGAAGCCAAAACTGAATCAGACAGACTGAATGTTACAGTGAACTGTTCTCTGGTTATAAAGAAGCTCAGAGTTGAGGATGTTGGTCGTTATTACTGTCAACAATACAAAGTAggacaaactccacacactctgGTTCATCAGTCTGTGGTTCTTCTCTCTGTTATTATCTGTGAGTATTTACATCAAAATGTTTTCACCTTAAATTCTTTTTACAGTAATTGTCTAATTTGTGCTGTCTTTGTCTCACATTATTACATTATGTTCACCAGTGACTGAACACAAGGACACTAATAAGGTGACATTAAACTGCTCTGTGCTGACATATAAAAAGTGTCATCACACAGTGAAGTGGATGATTAAAGGTCGACATGTGTACAAAGATAACAATCACATAAAGACCTCACAGACTGACTGCTCCACCTCTGTGACTTTTCTGGAATCTCACTATTTATACTCATCAAGAGATAACACAGTGAAGTGTGAAGTGACTGATACTGAGACAGGAAGAGTGCAGCTGTTTACCTTCAGCCCTCAGCCCTCAGGCGAGGAAACAGGTGAGATCACCATCAACTATTTAAGATGATTAAAATCACCTCAAACATTTATTTGATGGATTTTAACTTTTGATGCAAaagattttttctttaatttgcaaCAGATGAAAACCTTTTGTGTTCAATTTATTCAGGTGACACAAGAACAACAAAGAAACTAACTGAAAGCACAAAATCTgaaacaaccacaacaacaactgATGATCCTTCAGACTGGAAAGGTGACTCAATACTGTATCTTTGATTtactaaatgtatttttatcaatcatttttattgatttattcatttattaaatttttatgGGATGATGAAccaaaatgtggaaaatgttCCATGAGATACAAACACTTATAAAACTTGACATAAAATATTAAGAACTCTGTAACCCCAGAGTTCAGATGATTAACTTTATTGAAAACTTTTCATTTAAagacaaacacatttatatCACAGAAATGACATATTTATcaataaaaactgtctgacacaGTCAACAACAGGATCTGAAGATTTTAAAGGAATTTCATCACAACATAAAACTGTAACCAAAGAATTTTAATAATTagaagtttttattctttttacagatttttctgtgtctttgaGGTTCATTATTGTCTCTGTGGCTTTAGCAGCACTTCTAATAACTGCTGTGACAGTCAACATATGGACAAGAGCTAAAGGTAAATTTAATCATGACAAGTTTGAATGATTTTGAATTTTCATGTCAAAATGAAACTGACTTTCTTCTCTCATTTTAGGGAACAAAGCACAGATGGATAAAACCACAGTAAGTACAAAACTCAGTAATCCAACATTCAAAAATCTGAAGGTCGTGTTTCTGATATTTGTTATTTACTAATAACTGTAGATGATGTTCCACCAGCAGGTGGCAGAGCAAAAGAATTTGAACTAGaaattacaaagaaagaaaaatggctgCACAGTGGAAGCAGAAAAGtcagaaacagacacaaaacaaagatcAACAAAATCCAGAGAAAAAAGAATCCAGCAGGAGAAAAGAGAAACTCAGGAACATCCACACAGCAGGGAGAGGGATAAAAAGGCACAGATGAACTCAGTCAATGCaggaagcaaaaacacaaaaagacacgTGACATacaaaccttcaaaataaaacaggaagtaactgaatgaaaaaaaaggaaatagatgcacaaagacaaacagtacaacacagaaaagaaacaaacactcacaaacacaaaggaagagaaaacaaagaattgttgtgtgttttccacAGGTACGTTATGATAACGATGAAGATGATGTTGCAATAAACTATGAAAACATGGGAGACTCTGCAGCTTCTGTCAGACTCCACTGATCAACATCAGCTCAGCAGAGAAAACTGCTGTTATATTATCAACATTTCATCTAGATTTACAGGTTCAATCCTTCAAATGTAAAAAGATTTTAAGACTATTTTAATATAAATGGTTGCTTTTGTATTTCATACTGTTTTTCTGTTAGTCTCATTGAatgatgtgtatttaagtctgACTCTCATCTTCTGTCCAGTATGAGTTTAACATGTCTTTCATGATCTTTAAATAGAATCTGTGTCAATATCCTCTTTATTGTTCTTCATCATAATGTAATctggaaataaaatgtatttctattcacttttagtgttttgtttgtgttgtttttgcaggTGTAACTGTTCTTGTGCAGAACAAATTTAAACTTGTCACCGTTTAGCTCTGAGCCCTTCTCTCCACCAGAGGACCTCAGTCTGTGCAGTCACCTGTTCATTACACCAACCTCACCTTCCCCCAAagcttttctcatttctctaaTTTGTGCCTCCtcgtctcctctgtcctccatccTGTGATCCAGAAATTAATCTCACTACACCATGGTGAGGGATATCATAACTCCCAAAATACATCTTtaggacagaggagagaggatgTTTGCTCGAGGCGCTACAATCAGTGGTTGGACAGGTGTGTGCTTTGCAAAAGTGTCACGGTTGCTGCGTCTAACTTGGCAGGGAGACCCTCAGAGCAGGACACAGGCGAAAGCAGGATTGacactttaaattttattgaCAACGCTGTAACTCAAACAGGCTGGTCAGGACTCAGCTACACAAAGAAAACCTGAAAACACTAAACACACAGCAGGGCCGTAAACATAGACGTTAAAATGAcgaggacccaaacacagagctaaacaacactgagacttaaatacacaagagggaACGAGGGGCGAGTGGAAATAGCGGGGtgaaacaggtgaaatgaatgaacttaacacaggaagcaaaatctgaacacaacacacaaagagcacaagactaccaaaataaaacaggaagtgaacaaaaTACACGCAGAACTAGcacagaaaacttgacaaaggggaCTAGAcattcacaaagaaacaacaggaagggaaactaaacagaacatccaaacaacaaactgagaaaattatctataagaaacactaaaaGGCACAACCCacgataaaacaaaacagagctatacaaaagaaacaaaaaaacactgggccatcgGCCCAGGACGATAACAAAAAGTTTTGACCTGTGCTGTAAAAAAGAGGCCTGACACACAGCCGTCTTCCTGCATTGGAGGGgtatgtggccccttggccatgtggggtgggttggcccgtGTCGGGGTGGATGGCTGGAATTCTGGGTAcgttttagacattgagggccttggggggttGGTGTGGTTGGGCACTggtattcagtgctcatattacatctgtccctccaattttaatagcactatagctttcacacagccatacacattcttctcattacatacactcacatcaccccaaaCACGTTGAGTGGGAGGAGGTGGTGTCCAGGTCTTCTCACATGTTCGgtgctgggttggctgcttccctgggttgccgctggctctgtgctggtacccgctctcccacactaggtgtccatgtatgttccgtgtgtgtgcatgagtgagtGACTGGTgcgagtgtgcgtgtgtgtgtgtgtgtgtgtgtgtgtgtgtgtgtgtgtgtgtgtgtgtgtgtgtgtgtgtgtgtgtgtgtgtgtgtgtgcgtgtgtgtgtgggcagctgtgcctgggtctgtggcttaatgagccttggcacctgtgggacacggttgAGGAGggcgggagttacccctccctaccgctccacgctgctccccactgatcgtcactgccgcccctggggtgtgggtgcccgtgggtcctgGGGTGCATGGCcagatgtcttggcgtggtttTTGGCCCTCTCTCTTGgtggctgtggcctgggggtggcttggacCTCTTTGtcgtggggggtggggggctctgccgggtgttgGGCCGTTCTTGGGGGTGGGCTGCTCATCAcatctggctctctggactcttgtcCTTTGGCCGTGGAGGCACAGTCTttggtctccctccttcctcctctggggtgtgcacgtggttgccatcaggatgtgtggcctcaggtcttgtGAGCTCtgagtgacagtgggaaggaaaaactcccttttaacaggaagaaacctccagcagaaccaggctcagggaggggcagtcatctgccacgactggttgggctgaggggagagaaaaaaaggcatgctgtggaagagagccagagattaataacaattaatgattaaatgcagagtagagtataaacaaaataaataaggtgaatgagatgaaacagtgcattatgggaaccccccagcagcctaggcctacagtagcaaggggtggttcagggtaactataagcttgatcataaaggaaagttttaggtctaatcttaaaaatagagagggtgtctgtctcctgaatccaagctggaagctggttccacagaagaggggcctgaaagctgaaggctctgcctcccattctactcttaagtatcctagtgAAGGAAGTAATTTTATGAAAATCACAAATATAAtcattttatacatttctgCCTTTGCggaatcaaatttattaaattatattagaagagagaaatgaagaaagtgttgCTAATCAACAGAGAAGAAGTACATCTTGTTTTGTGCTGTAGCAAGAACAGGCTAGGccttttgtgtctctgtgtttttcatAACAGATCCCAGAAAGTGCTGGCCAGAGCGGCGACGGCCGTCTCAGGCGCCTGAGGAGATAAACAACGATAAGGGGAACATCCAAGGTCCCCCAAACCAACAGCTGATgggaaccagcctgaaccagcctgaaccacccttgcacattttcagatatttttaatgatgtaataaAATGTGATAACCAAAAATTATATGTCTGGGCTTAGCCAGAGAGGGGTTCAGACTTCATGCCCTGAACCAACTGATTTGTATTAGCTCAGATAGGTTGCAAGTCTCACCCAGACCGGTCTGTAACTTGTGTGATTTTTTGGCTGATTAAATTCaagttattgatttttattccgTTGTCGTTTGAATCCTTTTTGTTTAAGAGAACACGCACATGCaccagatatatatatatattaaattcCAAcactaggaaccacaagtaagccagcagtctgagagagaagtgctctgttggggtgatatgggactattaTTCAAGATtattgattattcaagaccttgtatgcgaggagaaggattttcaattctattctagatttaacagggagccaatgaagagaagccaatatgggagaaatctgctctctctttctagtccctgtcagtactctagctgcagcattttggatcagctgaaggcttttcagggagcttttaggacagcctgataataatgaattacaatagtccagcctagaagtaataaatgcatgaattagcttttcagcatcagtctgagaaaggatgtttctaattttagaaatattgtgcaaatgcaataAAGCGgtcttacatatttgtttaacatgtgcattgaaggacatatcctggtcaaaaatggctCCAACATCATTTTTGACCAAGATCCATCTG contains these protein-coding regions:
- the LOC115774485 gene encoding uncharacterized protein LOC115774485, whose amino-acid sequence is MDEFRWIQMFLCLMLMIQIAVSVNETFIFMKVGDDVTLPCLNVIDDQNNCDGTTWIFGSRNKPTVELITLGQISEEAKTESDRLNVTVNCSLVIKKLRVEDVGRYYCQQYKVGQTPHTLVHQSVVLLSVIILTEHKDTNKVTLNCSVLTYKKCHHTVKWMIKGRHVYKDNNHIKTSQTDCSTSVTFLESHYLYSSRDNTVKCEVTDTETGRVQLFTFSPQPSGEETGDTRTTKKLTESTKSETTTTTTDDPSDWKDFSVSLRFIIVSVALAALLITAVTVNIWTRAKGNKAQMDKTTVRYDNDEDDVAINYENMGDSAASVRLH